GGAGCATTAGCAGCATTTCGATAGAAGCCAAATGGCTTGTTGGGGAGCTCAGACACCAGCAAATTGCAGAAGcccatagctttgtttttcaagcaaCACCCAATGGGGATGGAGACAGTGCTGTAAAGTGAGGGAGACCTGGAGTGAAAAAAGTCAATGTAAGGTGAGCAACTGGGACAATCGCCTTGGTCATCCATACTGGCTCACTAATCTCATTCTTGTCCTTCCTGTGTTTAGGAATGACTTCCATGaacatttgctccaaaaccttcccaggaactgaggtaaggctggcaggcctagagttccctggatctcccttgatgcccttctttcaaatggggatgacatgggccttttagcaagcatcaggaaccttcctgatcactcttgtctttccaagatgattgagggtgggcttgcaatgacatcagccagctctccaGCACACACAGAGCCATCACGTCTGGTCCCATGGGATTGGCACATACGCCTCCTTTCATAATCCCCTTGGCTCTTTCATTGTCCCAGGATGCTACATCAAGGGGAAAGAAGATAGACAAGCAGAGAGTTATGCAACAGATTCCCAGATCAAGTCACTAACAAGCAGCTAACTTCATCCATCTGCACAGCCCTCCCTTtcatgctctcccagctgcctcccctgcctcctcccccatACCATAAGGAGTTTGGAGCTCCCCACTGCCCATATCCACCCACACACAGCCAGCTGTTCCCCAAAGCCTTCCCCTGCAGCGgtcagtagagaagaaacaccaagccagaaagGGAAAAGCTTGGGGACTTTGCTCCTTCTGTGGCCTTCCAGACATTGGCACAGAGTCTTCATTCAGCATCCTTCTCTCACTGACttccacaggggaaaaaaaacaaagaggcaATGGCCAagttaccattctgtgattgaacgtgaggcttcatttggaaggctttcttcccttcttgtcatACTCGTATTCCATACTCATGCTCATACTGTCTGGTCTGTGGTCTCAACTGTGAGGACTCCTGACACATTTTCCTGTGGgaattccttttctacctgaaggaaaataaaggtgtgtgtgtgtggagggaagGTTCATTTTTGAAACCCAAACTGATCATTCCAAGGGAACAGTCAGGAGCCTAAAACTGTGCTGTCTGCAAGTTAAGCCATTGTTCGCACTTTGGCTGTCACAAAGGAATGAGACATTCTGGCGGGCTTCAAGCTCTGGGTGATGCTACTGCAAAGGTGTCAAAGAGAAAGAGCCCTGATCTAGACACTTTCCATGGAAAAGAAAACCATTCACAGGTTGTGCCAGGAAagactgcaaagcaaacttctcccaggccacttacagcatcattacattctctccccaagacccactgctccctcctccacctcacagcaccccactccagctccttcagcagcctttcagcagcctGTCAGCAGTGAACTGATGTGTCCCTGCTGAATATGACAACAATCACAGCTGTGGCATCCCGGCGCaccagctgcagggctgcagctggacacagccaaCCCTGACAGCACTAGCTCAGAGCCACCCCAAAGGCCATCAATGCCAAAGGAAGCAAGGACCAGAAGATGTTTTGGAGCTATGCCCATAAGGGGTCATTGATATCTCTCATCAGAGCTCATGGGATTGTGGGTGTTGAATATCTGGCCCAATGAGCTATTGGAAGCCAACACCGCTTCATTGAGTTTGTTTCAGGAAAATGAATTGTCCCAAGCTTGAAAACAGGTATGCAGGCTGCATGACAAGCTCAGAGGACTTTTCATCTTGTTGAGGTttggcccccttctccatctgaagcaaggtaggggcatttggctttttaaagcacagtttcccaagaccgctctttctggtatttcagtggatGTTCTGGATGGCCTGGGAATCTTACATGGACAAAGGAATGAAatatatgggaaggaaagaaagaggaaggaaagtgtgttcccagaaagcaggactttgtcaTAAACATGCACTCCAGATTAGAACGCCTCTTACTTGCAGAGCtccttggcatttctatttcaaaaccTGTCCTCTGATAAATGAGCTTAAAGCATCCCTCAAAGAACTTGTTGTGGATGAGAGCCAGTGCCATTGTTTGATTTCAACTCAGTGCTAAGGGCACAGAGAAGTCAAAATCTGAAGATACACGCCCAGAGAACAccctggagggaggggatagggacagACAATACACAGGGATTGGCAGCCTTCCGTTCACACCCAACGGTGTCACTTGTCTTGGGAATCAATCTGCCGCCTGCATagctttctcaaagcatttttcatgtccTCATTCCTAAAGGTATAGATAATGGGGTTCATCAGAGGGGTAATGGCCGTGAAGAAAACTGACACAACTTTGTCTGCAGCTAAACTCTTGGCTGGCCTGAGatagatgaaaatgcagtgtcccaggaaaagcgTCACCACTGTCAGGTGAGCAGCACAGGTAGATAATGCTTTGTGTTGCCCTTCCGAGAGATGGTTCCTCAGTGAGACCAAGATGACCACATAGGAAGTCAccagcaccaggaagcagaccACAGAGATGAGGCCTGAGGTGGCGACAAGGAGCATTTCTAAGACATGGATGTTTGTGCAGGCCAACTTAATGATCAAGGGGACATTgcaaaagaagttgtcaatggcaCTGGGACCAAAGTATGAGAGACTGAGGgtcagggcagtgagggacacaGAATGCATCAGTCCTCTCATCCACATGACTGTGGCCAGCTGGAGGCACATCTTGCGGCTCATGATGGTGCCATAATGCATGGGGTTGCTGATGGCTAGGTAGCAatcataggccatgatggtgaggagaaagatctctgtgcaggcaaagaggtggaggaagaacatCTGCGCCTCACACCCCTCAGAAGAGATgctcttcttgtccaccaggaagtcagccagcatcttgggcatcACCACTGAGGAGTGGCAGACGTCAATGACAGAGaggttgctgaggaagaagtacatgggactgTGCAGATGCTGGTCATGTGCAATCGTGAAGATGATGAGAATGTTGCCCAAAATAATCAGCACGTAGACGACCatgaagaaggtgaagagggccagCTCTACAGCATGGTTGGTGGTGAGGCCCGAGAGGAAGAACTCACTCACTCTAGTGTGATTCTGCCACACCATGTTTACTGCTGCATTGCACCTAGGAGAAAGGACATGGTGAAAGGAGAATTAAATTTATGGTATGAGAGGACAGAACATGATGACAATCATACAGACTTGAGCTATatggaggaagaaagacagaacAGCCTAACAGTTTCACCCAAAAGGTGATGCCTAATATTAGCAGAAGTATTCAAGTTTGAAGGACAAgcgagtactggaacaggtttccaaaGGAGACTGTGGgctttcttcagtttccagacaATGCAATGCAAGCTGACTTACTTCTCTGACTTACTCAGGAGCTATCAGGTTGCAGGAAGATTTGCCTCCTGGCAGAATGTACCTCAGGATCCATCTTTCCTGATTCCAGGTGTCTAGTTTAAGCTACCTGTCTGCAATTGTCAGACATAAAAGGGATGAATCTGTGCCTGCAgttattcctcttccttcactgtagAGGAAACCAAATGATTAGTGGAAGACTTCTGTGTTGGGCATTGCAGTTTAGTGAGATGACATCTGAATAGACTTCAGGGAAGTCACTGCTAACTTCTTCATAGATCTCATAGACTAGGAATTTAGGCTTTCactaaaagatcatttttaagacCCTAGatacttgttgctgctgtttgctaaGTCTTGCCTGGTTTTCAACCTCCTCCCAAAATAAGAATACCCAGCACAGTCTCCAAATGTGGTATGACACCACCTTTTCCTGCTAggtagctgtctgcaaattcatttGAGTGTGGCattcacttccccagctgcaaccTTGCTTGGGGAGAACAGATTCACCTGCTTTTCAGTCAGGAGCCagtcagaaacctcagctgcttgaTAGCTGATGTATTTATGAGGGATCAAGCAATGCAACACCTGCAGTCACAAATTCAGTGACCTTGAATAGCTCTGCCCATTCCATATTCCAGTGTTCCTGtgattgtattttcattttgaaatgaaaatctaaaaattTTGGCAAACTAATCAGaagtacacatacacaaacacaaaatcttgcCTTTGGAACAGGAGTGAGACGAGAGGACATCGAATAGGAACCCTGtccaacaaaggagaaagcttgttTACAGCGCATGGTTCAAGGCGGTCATacaacagaaataatgatgtggGAAATGGCAGAACTTCTCAAAGTTCCCCACTTTGCTAAAATGAAGCCATCTCTGAGTATGAACCCAGGGTTCTTGTATTTGGAAATCAATGTCACTGTGGTTTCCTTGCTGCTGATACGCTGAGCTTCTGAGAACAGGGCTAACCAAGCACCTGAACGATAGCTACATTTCTAACAGCGTGTGGACGCTCCAGAAATGGCTGAATACCCCAATAGTGGTCTGCAGCTGTTACAAGTGGAGCCACAAGCCTGTAAAATGTACATTTACATTAGTATTTTCACCTGTTACAGCTCCCACAACTAACATTTTCATAGGGCTCTAAAGTTGCCAAGGACCCGCACAGAGGCTCCTGTCTTCATTTGGAGTCTGCTGAGAGACAGATACTGATATCTCCGAAGACACCTGGTAGAATCAGATGCCTGATTtcctcctgtactcaaggtcttgcaaaaaggactgaaaagcaaccaaacagaagtgttgttctccttccagtcaatgtctcagccccttctccctgcaacaaacccaaaagcaaacagaGTAGGGAGGAAAAACCGAGCTTACTTATGTAGGTTCCAGTGGTGTCCGGAAAAAGAATGATTGTGAGTTGAATTCCagtgttttttctccataaaagaaaaagcaatttttggtctaaaaaatggagatggataaacaaatttcttccttttgatcGGCATCCGTAAATTCCTCTAGCCAGAGGAACTGATAATTCCTGCAACTGAACAGGCagggtttgctttggtttggattttttttttttttgagggggggtcCCTCTAATATACCCAAGTTATCTTGTGCAGATGGTCCCCTCATACTGGAAGATAATCCTGATAATTAACTAGTTCAagtctttaattaaaaataataatattaataaataatataaaataaaataaaataatcttgaTTAGTTACTTCATgaacaatgcaaaaatcaaaatagaaactgaacTTCTTGCCTACTTCCAAAGCTTTCCTGCCCCCAAATCAGAAGTTGAAGCTCAACACTGACAGGATAAACAGGGATGTAGAGGTGACTTACACTTTCAACCCTTCCCCGTAACGGCTAGTTCTGGAGAGCAAGAGCATGTGCTACTCAATTACTCTGAACACCAAATACAGAACCTTTTGTGCCATGATGAAGTCATAGAGAACTGATAAAGCTTGGGCTGTGTGCTTGTCTGAAAGACAGATTTGGGACTCAAGAAATGTTAAATGCATGCCTTACTAGAGAGTCACAAAGGGATTTGTTAAATCATCCTAGGTTGTTGACAGTATAAGCTTTGGAAGAGATTATAGAGCTGTGGATCCAGTTAGTCACCCAGAAAACCTGTGTGGCTATAGTAGCTCACACAGTTGTTCAAGGTCCATTTCAATGGCCTctggagacaaagaacaaatgttcacCCATGCCACATAACTCGCTTTGCCTTCTTAAAGGTGTTCTTGGTGAACTAACACCAAGTTTACGCACTGGGAGAGCAGAATACAGCCCATGAGCTCTGCCCAAATGACTTGGACTTAGGAAAGGGATCACAAACTCAGTGTGGATGAAGGCCTCTGAATAAGAGCTGCCACGCTGAAAATCTGCACACTGCAACTAGTGCAAACTGAGTGATCAAAAGCGCCAATGGAGAACTGACAAAGGATTGCTGCTTCAGGCATTCATCTTAagggattttccttaaaaagagagaaatattaataaacaatatgcctaatgaatggcattcaagcattatgtttcttatctccttgcaaCAGTGACAAAAGGTCAAGTATGGGCACGATTACTTTCTCCGGTTCTTCATTTAcatctttagctgctctgtcagtaAGAACTATGGATGTTTAGAACAGCTTGAGAACAGCGTGGGGGAAGATCAAGCAAAGGAATTAACCAAGCCTCAGCTTCCTAAAATCTTATCTCAGAATGAAAActttgcacattgctctgaatacacttccaaaaaaaaaaaaaaagggtagaaaGTGATGTCTTTTGTATGGTAACTTAATCTTGGAAGAAAGCCCTTTTTTTTTACGTTTCCCGGTGAGGCAAGGGAGTTCAAACACAGACTGATAAGCATGGCCTAAAAGTTACAAAGTGAGGTACCAGGATTATCTGCACAGAAAGAGGTTAGGTGCTCATTTGTCACAATGAAATTCACCTATtgctgataaagctgaaaaaaacagcagctgaccctggaaagcgcagctgcttttgctccagcttttatttctcctctgtggctacttttctcccaattagCTTGCGGAGTGCCCACCTCATGTATTCATTTCCCAGGATGCAGATTATGGGATTtagcaggaggtgaaggctgtTTTAAGAAGACTGATATCACAGTGTCCTCAGCGAAGCTGGTGCAAGGGCCggagtaaatgaagatgcagtatcccgggaagagcattacaaccatgagcccgatggcagaagcactgagggccttgtgcacacctttgcacagatgtttctgtaGCAAGACTAGGAGGATGCCATAAGAGGCCAGTGGGACCATGAAGCAAGCCTAgatgagcccagagctggagattttcagcatctcaatAATGTAGGCATTCATGCAAGCCGCCTTGGTCACTGGCTGCACATCACAGACCAAGCTGTCAAATTCTGTGAAGCAGGGCAGTTTGATCATAATTCCAGTCAGGCCACAGGGGATCCCTGTCCCCACgcacacagccccagccagctgtaggcGTACTCTTGCATGAGTGTGAGATGATagtgcatggggttgcagatggccctgTAGCAGTCATAGGCTGTTGCAGTGAGGAGGCAGATCTCTGtacagacagagatgaaggaagaacatctgggcCACACATCCTTCCAAAGAGATGATCTCCTCTGCACGGAAGAGGTCACCCAACATTTCAGGCTCTGTAACAGATGAATGGtggatctggaggaaaaaagggttgctgaggaagaggcatgtggCTATGAGAAAGTATCAGTCGTGATCAACAGACAGCAATATAAGGAGGTTGCCAGGCAGAGTCATGAGATGGAGGGACAGAAACACCACAGAGAGGATCATTTGTACCTCTAAGCTGGAGGGCAGTCCCcaaaggatgaactctctcactgtggtctgcttcagtgtcatttctgccatgcttttggtcatgacagagggaaggaaatttttcacagaaacatcttttcttttttctttcttttttttttctttttccagggggTGGGGTGAGGGTGTTAGTCCTTGAGATCTGTTTTGATCCTCCCATATTGCTACCAGAACTtagaaaataaagggatggagagaCCTACCGAGTGGGATTTATGCCTCCCAATTTATACCTCACTATAGACTCACTAACTGTGAAAAGACACTAAGATCATTAGCTGAAGTAACCAGCACATTTATACTGGCTCTTAAAGCCcagcctttttactttcctttacccTGGACATGCTGAGTCCTTCTTGGAACCCTGCTACATTTTTGGTCCTAGAGCTGCCTTGTGTTAGTGAACTCCATAACTCTATAGCAAAGGCTATTAATTCAGGAGCAAGGTTTAGTTGTCAGTGTTGTTTTGTAGCCTACTACATAAGAAACCCTtactcttttccacataaaagcccgaagttataaaataaagagttacATTTCTTATAGTAAGCTTTCCTTTTTGATAGGACATACCTGCTAGTAAGACTTAAGGAAATCAATCTAGTTATTTTCatctatttattcattcatttatttatttatttatttatttaccaagaaaaaagtataggaataggttgatcaaagcctctaattgccttcagggagaccaggagCCTTTTTGATGTAGCAAAGGTATTCACCTGGTCAGTGAGGCAGCAGTGGTTACAGAGTATTTTCCAATAGACTAATTGTCAGCTGGAGTAGTTTACAAAAGGTAGTGATGGATAATCCATCACTGAGAAATGGCacaagaaaattattattattattattattaataataataataataaagaaacccAAATGACAGGACTGAATATTcttcttgaaaaacctgcttgatttgCAATACAAGTTGAATTCAGCCCTGTCTTCACTAGAAGATCAAAGTAGGTGATACATTTATAATGAAACCAGCTAAGAGTCAGTATTCTATTAATAAAGTGGGATATTGACAATCTTGTTGGTGGTGTTAGGCTGAATTACTTTGGGTTGACAGGtggaatagtaaaattgaaaaaatacactgcatcagttttcccttataaaaatacctgtgaaaacagcacccaaagaatatttgaaattctctctgcaaATGCATCTAGCTACATATGAGCCTTCTCTGGGAAGAGcgtgaaaaataattcagtactccTACTAATTCTAccctgctttggagttctggaatctcttctctttgttacttCTTATGCAGTGAGCAATTGTTGACCTGGATTAAGAGACTGTCAATACAGAGCTTTCAGGCCAGACTGTAGCAAATGCAAACTCCAGATGTTGTGTAAGTGGTGTTATGAGTAGTGAATTCAGCCAGATATTCTTCTCCCAAGTAATTAAGCCAGACTTCCCCCCatagagaagcataagaaaaatcttggctgtctttcttttagagttgcag
This Apteryx mantelli isolate bAptMan1 unplaced genomic scaffold, bAptMan1.hap1 HAP1_SCAFFOLD_40, whole genome shotgun sequence DNA region includes the following protein-coding sequences:
- the LOC136996486 gene encoding olfactory receptor 4E1-like, translating into MDPENHTRVSEFFLSGLTTNHAVELALFTFFMVVYVLIILGNILIIFTIAHDQHLHSPMYFFLSNLSVIDVCHSSVVMPKMLADFLVDKKSISSEGCEAQMFFLHLFACTEIFLLTIMAYDCYLAISNPMHYGTIMSRKMCLQLATVMWMRGLMHSVSLTALTLSLSYFGPSAIDNFFCNVPLIIKLACTNIHVLEMLLVATSGLISVVCFLVLVTSYVVILVSLRNHLSEGQHKALSTCAAHLTVVTLFLGHCIFIYLRPAKSLAADKVVSVFFTAITPLMNPIIYTFRNEDMKNALRKLCRRQIDSQDK